A genomic window from Pagrus major chromosome 23, Pma_NU_1.0 includes:
- the LOC141019292 gene encoding protein Tob1-like, whose translation MQLEIQVALNFIISYLYNKLPRRRVNIFGEELERQLKQKYEGHWYPDKPYKGSGFRCIHVGEKVDPVVEKAAKESGLDIEDVRNNLPQDLSVWIDPFEVSYQIGEKGPVKVLYVDDSNESGANSGGLDLDKEIKNSFNPDAQVFMPINEPVNGASPGSSSPSPPFGHSAAVSPTFMPRSTQPLTFTTATFAATKFGSTKMKSSGRNNNNGGSGAGNKVARTSPTNLGLNVNSLLKQKAISTSMHSLYGLGLGVQQQQHQKPSALSPNAKEFVFPSLQGQGSQSALFPGDSSLSLSPLQYSNAFDVFAAYGGLNDKSLMDGLNFSLNNMQYSNQQFQPVMAN comes from the coding sequence ATGCAGCTTGAAATCCAAGTAGCTCTCAACTTCATCATCTCCTACCTGTATAACAAGCTGCCGAGGCGGCGGGTCAACATTTTCGGCGAGGAGCTCGAGAGGCAGCTGAAGCAGAAATATGAGGGACACTGGTACCCAGACAAGCCATACAAGGGCTCAGGATTCAGATGTATCCACGTGGGGGAGAAGGTCGACCCAGTGGTGGAGAAGGCAGCCAAAGAGAGCGGGCTGGACATTGAGGATGTCCGCAACAACCTGCCCCAGGACCTCAGCGTGTGGATTGACCCCTTTGAGGTGTCCTATCAGATCGGCGAGAAGGGGCCTGTCAAAGTATTGTACGTTGATGACAGCAACGAAAGTGGAGCGAACAGTGGGGGGCTCGATCTGGATAAGGAGATCAAGAACAGTTTCAATCCCGACGCACAGGTCTTCATGCCCATCAACGAGCCTGTGAACGGAGCCTCTCCGGGCTCCAGCTCCCCCTCACCTCCTTTTGGCCACTCAGCAGCTGTCAGCCCCACCTTTATGCCCCGCTCCACGCAGCCTTTAACCTTCACGACAGCCACCTTCGCCGCCACAAAGTTCGGCTCCACTAAAATGAAGAGCAGCGgccgcaacaacaacaacggcGGAAGTGGCGCTGGGAACAAGGTGGCGCGTACCTCTCCCACCAACCTGGGCCTGAATGTGAACAGTCTCCTGAAACAGAAAGCCATCTCCACCTCCATGCACTCTCTGTACGGGTTGGGCCTcggagtgcagcagcagcagcaccagaaGCCCTCGGCCCTGTCCCCCAATGCCAAGGAGTTTGTGTTCCCCAGCCTTCAGGGCCAGGGCAGCCAGAGCGCTCTCTTCCCCGGGGACAGCTCACTCAGCCTAAGCCCGCTGCAGTACAGCAATGCCTTCGACGTGTTTGCGGCCTACGGTGGCCTTAACGACAAGTCCCTTATGGATGGCTTGAATTTCAGCTTGAACAACATGCAGTATTCTAACCAGCAATTCCAGCCAGTAATGGCCAACTAG